From a single Oreochromis niloticus isolate F11D_XX linkage group LG3, O_niloticus_UMD_NMBU, whole genome shotgun sequence genomic region:
- the LOC100705694 gene encoding uncharacterized protein LOC100705694 isoform X2 yields MVNLNLISFLLYTLSWISVSVAQFYTVAVEPGQEITLQCSNFSSFATHIFWFRLADRLNASRISFMSTANSRVTFRDGFQYTKFNMTSNTSVVFLEIKQVDPSDSGLYFCGELHMGRPSVFTATYLKVQVEVLLEDGLTNLSTVILGSLTVFLLLVIIGLVVSIRKLHTAHDEMQNLPHSENADSDAMNYAALSFHTRTNMRRPAPQRELEPNVLYAATR; encoded by the exons ATGGTGAACTTAAACTTGATATCATTTTTACTCTATACTCTCA GCTGGATATCTGTTTCAGTCGCACAGTTTTACACTGTGGCGGTTGAGCCTGGACAAGAAATCACACTGCAGTGCTCCAACTTCAGCAGTTTTGCAACCCACATATTCTGGTTCAGACTGGCCGACAGACTCAATGCCAGTCGCATCTCTTTTATGTCGACTGCTAATAGTCGTGTTACCTTCCGTGACGGATTTCAATATACTAAATTTAACATGACATCCAACACCTCTGTGGTATTTCTCGAAATCAAACAAGTGGATCCATCTGACTCTGGGTTATATTTCTGTGGAGAGTTGCACATGGGACGGCCAAGTGTTTTCACTGCAACATATTTGAAGGTTCAAG ttgaaGTTCTTTTAGAAGATGGATTAACCAATCTATCAACTGTGATCCTCGGCAGTTTAACTGTTTTTCTTCTACTGGTCATTATTGGTCTGGTTGTTAGCATCAGGAAACTTCATACAG cTCATGACGAGATGCAGAATTTGCCACACAGTGAG AATGCAGACTCTGATGCCATGAACTATGCAGCACTGAGTTTCCATACCAGAACAAACATGAGAAGGCCTGCACCACAGAGGGAGCTGGAGCCAAATGTTTTGTACGCTGCTACGAGATAG